The genomic stretch TGACCGCTCTCAGCACCACGTGACGTCTTTCAGCACCACGTGACCCCCCTTCAGCACCACGCGAGCCCTTTCAGCACCGACGTGACCGCCTTCAGCACCAcgtgaccaccctcagcaccACGCGAGCCCTTTCAGCACCACGTGACGTCATTCAGGCACCACGTGACCACTTTCAGCAACACGTGACTCATTTCAGCACCACTTGACCACCTTCAGCACCACGTGACGTCTTCAGAACCACGTGACACCCCTTTTAGCACCACGCGAGCCCTTTCAGCACCACGTGACCACCTTGAGCACCACGTAACCGCTCTCAGCACCAGTGACGTCTTTCAGCACCACGTGACTCATTTCAGCACCCACGTGACCCCCTTTCAGCACCCCACGTGACCGCCTTCAGCACGACGTGACCGCTCTCAGCACCATGTGACCTCATTTCAGCACCAcgtgaccaccctcagcaccACGTGACGTCTCTCAGCAACCAACGTGACCCCTTTCAGCACCACGCGAGTCCTTTCAGCACCACGTGACCCCCTTTCAGCACCACGTGACCGCTCTCAGCACCACGTGACGCATTTCAGCACCACGTGACCCCATTTCAGCACCACGTGACCACTTTCAGCACCACGCGAGCCCTTTCAGCACCACGTGACTCATTTCAGCACCAcgtgaccaccctcagcaccACGTGACCCCTTTCAGCACCACGCGAGTCCTTTCAACACCACGTGACCGCCTTCAGCACCACGTGACCCCCTTTCAGCACCACGTGGCCGCTCTCAGCACCATGTAACTCATTTCAGCACCACGTGACCACCTTCCGCACCACGTGACCGCTCTCAGCACCACGTGACTCATTTCAGCACACGCGAGCCCTTTCAGCACCACGTGACCGCTCTCAGCGCCACGTGACCGCTCTCAGTACCACGTGACCCATTTCAGCACCACGTGACCGCCTTCAGCACCACGTGACCATCTTCCGCACCACGTGACCCCCTTTCAGCACCACGCGAGTCCTTTCAGCACCACGTGACCGCTCTCAGCACCACGTGACATCATTCAGCACCACGTGACCCCTTTCAGCACCACGTGACGGCTCTCAGCGCCACGTGACCACGTTCAGCACCACGTGACCGCTCTCAGCACCACGCGAGTCCTTTCAGCACCATGTGACTCATTTCAGCACCAcgtgaccaccctcagcaccACGTGACCGCTGTCAGCACCACGTGACCGCCTTCAGCACCACGTGACCACTTTCAGCACCACGTGACTCATTTCAGCGCCACGTGACCACTTTCAGCACCACGTGACCACCTCGAGCACCACGTAACCGCTCTCAGCACCACGTGACGTCTTTCAGCACCACGTGACTCATTTCAGCACCACGTGACCGCCCTCCGCACCACGTGATCGTCTTCAGCACCACGTGACCGCTCTCAGCACCACGTGACTCATTTCAGCACCACGTGACCACTTTCAGCACGTGACCACCTTCAGCACCACGTGACCGCTCTCAGCTCCACGTGACTCATTTCAGTACCACGTGGCCACTTTAGCACCACGTGACCGCTCTCAGCACCACGCGAGCCCTTTCAGCACCACGTGATCACCTTCAGCACCACGTGACCGCTCTCAGCGCCACGTGACTCATTTCAGCACCACGTGACCCTTTCCGCACCACGTGACCACCTTCAGCACCACGTGACCGCCATCGGCCCCACGCGAGCCCCGCGGGCGCCGCTCACGTGACCGCGTCGGCACCGCGTGACCCCCGCGCtcggcccccccccccctttcccgGCCGAGCGATCACGTGACCCGGCCCCCTCACGTGATCCGTCTCCCCAAGATGGCGGCTCCCTTACGGCGACGTATTGCACGGCGGTGAAGGTCTCGGTGAAGCCGCCCTGCTGCCGGACGTGGCGCAGCAAATAACGGGGATCCGGGCGGGAAACGTAGTCGGAGAAAGTGAAATGGGAACCGGGGCGTCCGAGAACTGAGCGGCTGAGAACTGCCACATGGGGAGATACATTGGGAGACGGTGGGACAAATAGCGACCCCATAAGAACCCATAGGGagccatagggacccatagagacacatagagacccatagagacccatagagacccatagggacccatagggacacatagggagccatagggacccatagagacacatagggacccatagagacacatagaccaccatagagacccataggggacccatagagacccatagacacccatagggacccatagagacccatagagacccatagagacccatagggactcCATAGAGgcacatagggacccatagagacacatagagacacatagagaccccatacggacccatagagacccatagggaccccatagagacacatagagacccccaTAGAGAACaatagggacccatagggacccatagggacccatagagacacatagaggaccccatagagaacaatagggacccatagggaccccatagagacacatagagacccatagggacccatagacacccatagggacccatagagacccatagagacccatagggaccccatagggacccatagagacccacagacacccatagagacccatacagaccccatagagacccatagagacccatagagacacatagggacccatagagaccccaaagggacccatagagacccacagacacccatagagacccatagggacacatagggacccatagagaccccatagggacccacagagacccatagagacccataaggacccatagagacccatagagaccaatagagacccatagggacacatagggacccatagggacccatagatacccatagagacccatagggacccatagagacacatagggaccccatagggacacatagggacccatagagacacatagagaccacATAcggacccatagagacccatagagacccatagagacacataggaacccatagggacccatagagacccattgagacccataggggacccatagagaccccatacgaacccatagagacccacagagacccattgggacccatagagacccatagggacccatagagacccatagagacccatagggacccatagagacacatagggacccatagagacacatagggacccatagagacccatagaggaCCCATAaagacacatagggaccccatagagaccccatagagacccatagagacccatagagaaacatagggacccatagagacccatagagaaccatagagacccatagggacacatagggagccatagggacccatagagacacatagagagacatagagacccatagggaccatagagacacatagagacacatagagaccaatagagaaccatagggacccatagagacccatagacacccatagggacccatagagacacatagagacccatagggacccatagagacccatagagactcatagagacccatagagaaccatagggacccatagagacccatagagacccatagagacccatacagccccatagggacccatagagaccccatagggacccatagcgaccccatagggacccatagggagccatagggacccatagagacacatagggacacatagagaccccacagagacccatagggacccatagagacccatagacacccatagggacccatagagacccatagagacccatagagaaccatagagacctatagagacccatacagccccatagggacccatagagaccccatagggacccatagagacccatagagaaccaatagagaccccatagggacccacagagaccatagagaccccataaggacccatagagacccatagagaccaatagagaaccatagggacccatagagacacatagagaccccatagagacccattggACCCATAGAggcacatagggacacatagggacccacagagacccccatataaccccatagctCCCCATAGAGACgcatagagatcccatagagccccatagggacccatagagacacattgggatccatagagacccttagggaccccatagagaccccatagagacccatagagacccatagagaaacatagggacccatagagacccatagggacccatagagaaccatagagacccatagagaccccatagcgacccatagagacacatagggacccatagagacccatagagacccatagggaccccatagagacacatagggacccatagagagcaTATAAGGATGCATAGAGACCTCATTGAGACCCATAGGAAGATATAGGGtgacatagggacccataggaagacatagagacccataaggACCCATTGAGAGCAATAGCGGGGCCCATAaagacacatagagacccataggaagacatagggacccatagaaacccatagagacccatagagacacatagggacccataggaaGGCATAGGGATCCCATAAACGGACATtggggacccatagggacacatagagaccccatatccccccatagagacccacagagacccatagagacgcatagagacccatagggacacataaagacccccatagggaccctataGAGAGACAcagaaacccatagagacctacAGAGACACATAGGAATTTCATAGAGGACCCATAGGAagacatagggacccatagagacccatagagaccccacagagaccccatagacacacatagggacccatagagaaccatagagaccccatagcgacccatagagacccatagagacacatagagacccatagagacccatagagaccccatagcgacCATAGAGaaccatagagacccatagagactcaTAGAGagccatagggacccatagagaccacatagagacccatagagacctatagaggcccatagagacccattgggacccatagagacacatagagacccatagagacccatagagacccattgggacccatagagacccatagggacccatagagacccatagatacacatagggacccatagagacccatagcgacccataggaacccatagagaACGAcagagacctatagagaccttagggacacatagagacccccatagggaccccatagagagacacagaaacccatagagacctatagagacacataggaattccatagagacccatagggacccatagagacacatagagaccccatagagacccattgggacccacagggaccccatagagacccatagagacccatagaggcacatagggacacatagggacccatagagacccatagagactcatagagacccatagagaccgatagagacccataggagacccatagggacccatagaaaGACACCCCAAAGCtccccatagtgacccataaagccccatagcaccccatagctcCCTATAGCTCCCCATAGACACCCAATAGAGCCTTATAGCACCCCATAGCTCCCTATAGCtccccatagacaccccatagagccttatagcaccccatagctccctatagcaccccatagagccccatagcaccacatagtgccccatagacacccaatagagccccatagtgccccatagagccccatagtgccccataggCATGCCATAGCTCCCCATAGGCACCCCATAGCTCCCCATAGCTCCCCATAGCTTTCCaaagagccccatagagaccacaTTCTGCCCCATTAacgccccatagacaccccatagctccctatagcaccccatagagcccccatagacacacccatagagcccccatagagcccatagacaccccatagcgccccatagagccccattgctccccatagcgccccatagacaccccatagagccccatagagccccatagtgccccatagcgaccatagagccccatagagaccacaTTCTGCCCATAggccccatagcgccccatagcgcccccatagagccccatagacaccccatagacaccccataacgccccatagagccccataaacaccccatagagccccatagcaccccacagAACCCCATATCGCCCCCATAGACactccatagagccccatagagccccacagagcccccatagcgccccatagacaccccatagagccccatagacaccccatagcgcccatagcgccccatagagccccatagacaccccatagcgccccataggCGCCCCACTGACCCGGAAGGAGGAGTTGTGCAGCTGCTCCATGGCTTCCACCATGAAATCCAAGATGGCGTCGAACTGAACCGGGCTGAGGCTGCCAGAACCGTCAAACAGGAACAGGAGGTCCACGGCACCAGGAACACAGCCTgatatagggacacatagggaacatagggaccatagggacatatagggacatatagggacatatagggaccatagggacacatagagacacatagggacacatagagacacatagggacacatagggatacATAGGAccatagggacatatagggacacatagggaccatagggaaCATAGGGAACATAGGGAACATAGGGaacatagggaccatagggacacatagggacacattggggacACATAGGggccatagggacacatagggaccataggacacatagggacacatagggaccatagggacacatagggacccatagggacacatagggacccatagggacacatagggacacatagggaccccatagggacacatagggacacatagggacacatagggaccatagggaccatagggacacatagggacacatagggacacatagagataCATCAgcctgccccatagagacacatagggaccatagggacacatagagacacatagggacccatagagacacatagagataCACAGCCTGCCCCATAGGGagacatagagacccatagggacacatagggacccatagagacacatagggaccatagggacacatagagacccatagggacccatagagacacatagagacacatagggacccatagggacacatagggaccatagggaccatagggacacatagggacacatagagataCACAGCCTGCCCCATAGGGACCATAaggacacatagggacccatagggacacatagggacccatagggacacatagggacacatagggacccatagggacacatagggacccatagggacccatagagacacataggggacccatagggacccatagagacccatagaaacccatagggacccatagaggACCCATaagggaccatagggacacatagggaccatagggacccatagagacacatagggacacatagggaccatagggacacatagggacacatagggacacatagagacatatagggaccatagggacacatagggaccatagggacacatagggacacatagggacacatagggacacatagggaccatagggataCATAGAGATACACAgcctgccccatagagacacatagggacccatagggacccatagggacacatagaaaTACATCAGCCTgcccccatagagacacatagggaccatagggacacatagagatacattggggacacatagggacacatagggacacatagggacacattgggacccgtagggacacatagggacacatagggacacatagagacacatagggacacatagggacacatagggaccatagggacacatagggaccataggggacacatagggacacatagagacacatagggaccatagggacacatagggacacatagggaccatagggacacatagagacacatagggacacatagggacacatagagataCACAGCCTGCCCCATggagacacatagggaccatagggacacatagagaccccatagggacacatagagacacatagggacccatagggacacatagggacacatagggacacatagggaccatagggacacatagggacacatagggacacatagggaccatagggaccatagggacacatagggaccatagggacacatagggacacatagggaccatagggacacatagggaccatagggaccatagggacacatagggacacatagggaccatagggacacatagggacacatagggacccatagggacacatggggacacatagggacccatagtgACACATAGGGagacatagggacacatagggacacatagggacacattgggacccatagggacatatagggacccatagggacacatagggacacataggggacacatagggacccatagagacacatagggacccatagggacacatagggacacatagagacacatagggacacatagggacacatagggaccatagggacacatagggacacatagggacccatagggacacatagggaccatagggacacattgggacatatagggacatatagggaccatagggacacatagggacacatagagacacatagggaccatagggacacatagggaccatagggaccatagggacacatagggacacatagggacacattgggaccatagggaccatagggacacatagggaccatagggacacatagggacacatagggacacatagggaccatagggacccatagggacccatagggacacatagagacacatagggaaacatagggaccatagggacacatagggaccatagggacacatagggacacatagggacacatagggaccatagggacacatagggacacatagggacccatagggacacatagggacacatagggaccatagggaccatagggacacatagggacccatagaaacccatagagacacatagagataCATCAgcctgccccatagagacacatacggaccatagggacacatagggacacatagggaccatagggacacatagggacacatagggacccatagggacacataaggacacatagagacccatagagacacatagagataCATCAgcctgccccatagagacacatacggaccatagggacacatagggacacatagggaccatagggacacatagggacacatagagataCACAGcctgccccatagggacacatagggacccatagggacacatagagacccatagggacacatagggaacatagggacacatagggacccatagggacacatagggaccatagggacacatagagacacatagggacacatagggacacatagggaccatagggacacatagggacacatagggacacatagggaccatagggacgcatagggacatataggggccatagggacacatagggacacatagggacacatagggaccatagggatacatagggacccatagagacacatagcgacccatagagacccatagggacacatagggacacatagagacccatagagacccatagagacccatagggacacatagggaccatagggaccatagggacacatagggacacatagggacacatagagacacatagagacccatagagacccatagggacacatagggaccatagagacccatagggacacatagggaccatagggacacatagggacacatagggacacatagggacacatagggacacatagggacacatagggacacatagggaccatagggacatatagggacatatagggaccatagggacacatagggaccatagggaccatagggacacatagggacacatagggaccatagggacacatagagacacattgggacccatagagataCACAGcctgccccatagggacacatagagacccatagggacccatagtgACTCATAGGGACACATAcggacacatagggacacatagagacacatagggaccatagagacacatagggaccatagggacccatagggacacatagggacacatagagacacatagggacatatagggaccatagggacacatagggacacatagggacacatagggacacatagggaccatagggacacatagggacacatagagacccatagagacacatagggaccatagggacacatagggacatataggggccatagggacacatagggacacatagggacacatagggacgcatagggaccatagggacacatagggaccatagggaccatagggacacattgggacacatagggacacatagggacacatagagacacattgggacccatagggaccatagggacacatagggaccatagggacacatagggacacatagggaccatagggacacatagggacccatagggacacatagggacacatagggacacatagggacacatagggacacatagggacacatagagataCATCAgcctgccccatagagacacatacggaccatagggacacatagggaccatagtgacacatagggaccatagggacacatagggacacatagggacacatagggaccatagggacacatagagacccatagggacacatagggacacatagggacacatagggacacatagagacccatagagacacatagggaccatagggacacatagggacacatagggacccatagggacacatagggaccatagggacacatagggacacataggggcacatagggaccatagggacacatagggacacatagggacacatagggacacatagggaccatagggacacatagggacacatagggacacattgggaccatagggaccatagggacacatagggacccatagagacccatagagagacataGAGATACATCAgcctgccccatagagacacatagggaccatagggacacatagggacatatagggaccatagggacatatagggacacatagagacacatagggacacatagagaccatagggacacatagggacacatagggacccatagagacccatagggacccatagagacacatagagataCACAgcctgccccatagcgacccatagcgGGAtccatagcgacccatagagacctatagagacccatagggacccatagagactcatagggacccatagagccccatagagccccatagacaccccatagacaccccatagagccccatagagccccatagagccccatagacaccccatagtgccccatagagccccatagagccccatagacaccccatagagccccatagagccccatagagccccatagacaccccatagtgccccatagagccccatagagccccatagacaccccatagtgccccatagagccccatagagccctatggacaccccatagagccccatagacaccccatagtgccctatggacaccccatagagccccatagacaccccatagtgccccatagataccccatagagccctatggaaaccccatagagccccatagagctccTTAAACACCCCTAGGGCCCCATAAAGCCCCAgagagccccatagacatccaatagacaccccatagagccccatagagcctcatagagccctatagagctCCATAGAGCCTTATAGaaccccacagacaccccatagagccccatagggccccacagacaccccatagagccctatggacaccccatagagccccatagacactccatagagccctatagagccccatagacaccccatagtgccccatagagccccatagagccccatagacaccccatagacaccccgtagtgccccatagagccttatagagccccatagaca from Excalfactoria chinensis isolate bCotChi1 unplaced genomic scaffold, bCotChi1.hap2 Scaffold_74, whole genome shotgun sequence encodes the following:
- the LOC140265241 gene encoding LOW QUALITY PROTEIN: uncharacterized protein (The sequence of the model RefSeq protein was modified relative to this genomic sequence to represent the inferred CDS: deleted 1 base in 1 codon) — encoded protein: MGSLWVSMGLYGSLCVSMGRYGVSMGLYGSLWVPMGLYGSLCFSMGLYGSLWGLYGVPKGLYGSQCVSMVPMGLYGISMRLYGELWGYMGVSVGPYVSLCASMGPMGLYGVSMCLYGSLWFSIGLYGSLWVLMGSLWSLWVPMGSLLVLYGSLWVPMGSLWVPMGSLWGRYGSLWGLYGSLWGFLSRSVLGRPGSHFTFSDYVSRPDPRYLLRHVRQQGGFTETFTAVQYVAVLRGRCLDHVSDVMTWRLLGHVAPPRSRGQCHEVTPPTVTWCRRQGHVVLPGYRRVPPRSRDRRHD